One genomic window of Mailhella massiliensis includes the following:
- a CDS encoding MFS transporter has protein sequence MKKPTIGPRWACSFFFAVTGLAYGSVMSRMPALKAQASLTDADVGMVLLCMGLGGLCSFPLAGFAISRSSCRRVLTAASLFLIALFPCLGLVSGLFSAACCFALLGFAIGVNDVGINAGSILVESAMRRPVISSMHALYSSGGLLGALFGSCMAALDVPPLGNFLAVALVLVCLLPFFARNLLHDTPRRRERGERLRRPPLWVLVFGLLLLCSYSSEGSVGEWGVLLLHEVKGASEETAALAYAAFSISMVIMRFFGDRLREHFGDSLLMRVCSGCALGGMLTALLSPWPVLCLAGYAFMGMGLSVTVPVLFSAAGRRRDLPTGTVTAFLSMLAASGQLFIPPLIGMLGAATGLQTAMGVVVLLCAALFFGAGVVKR, from the coding sequence ATGAAAAAGCCGACCATAGGCCCGCGCTGGGCCTGTTCCTTCTTTTTTGCCGTTACGGGGCTGGCATACGGAAGCGTGATGTCGCGCATGCCTGCCCTCAAGGCGCAGGCTTCTCTGACGGATGCCGATGTGGGCATGGTGCTTTTATGCATGGGGCTCGGCGGGCTTTGCTCCTTCCCTCTGGCGGGCTTTGCCATTTCCCGTTCGAGCTGCCGCCGCGTGCTTACGGCCGCATCCCTTTTCCTTATTGCGCTTTTTCCCTGCCTGGGGCTGGTTTCCGGGCTTTTTTCCGCCGCGTGCTGCTTTGCCCTTCTGGGCTTTGCCATAGGCGTGAATGATGTGGGCATCAACGCTGGTTCCATTCTGGTGGAAAGCGCCATGCGCCGCCCGGTCATATCCTCCATGCATGCGCTTTACAGCTCCGGGGGGCTTCTGGGGGCGCTTTTCGGCTCCTGCATGGCTGCGCTCGATGTTCCGCCTCTCGGAAACTTCCTTGCCGTAGCGCTGGTGCTGGTGTGTCTTCTGCCTTTCTTTGCCCGCAACCTTCTGCATGATACTCCGCGCAGAAGAGAGAGGGGCGAACGCCTGCGCCGGCCGCCCCTGTGGGTGCTGGTGTTCGGTCTGCTCCTGCTGTGCTCCTATTCTTCCGAAGGATCGGTAGGCGAATGGGGCGTGCTGCTTCTGCATGAAGTGAAGGGTGCTTCGGAAGAGACGGCCGCGCTCGCCTATGCCGCATTTTCCATTTCCATGGTGATCATGCGCTTTTTCGGCGACAGGCTGCGTGAACATTTCGGCGATTCCCTGCTTATGCGCGTATGCTCGGGCTGTGCGCTGGGCGGTATGCTCACGGCGCTTCTTTCTCCCTGGCCTGTTCTCTGCCTTGCGGGATACGCCTTCATGGGCATGGGGCTTTCCGTGACGGTGCCGGTGCTTTTCAGTGCGGCGGGCAGGCGGCGCGATCTGCCGACGGGAACGGTGACGGCCTTTCTTTCCATGCTGGCCGCAAGCGGGCAGCTTTTCATTCCTCCGCTTATCGGCATGCTGGGGGCTGCGACAGGCCTGCAGACGGCCATGGGAGTGGTGGTGCTGCTGTGCGCTGCGCTGTTCTTCGGCGCGGGCGTGGTGAAACGGTAA
- a CDS encoding outer membrane homotrimeric porin, with protein sequence MKKILTLMLAAGMTLAATGGASAVDLKVSGTYDFSFSGSDNLNGSNSFMDSSDYRHNTGRELNQRHFDAYQRLRLGMEFTMSEQLSAFYQAQVGIFTWGGPYKGASKQENDGGALGTRATNITTRLAYLDWMIPQTDIQVRMGQQEFLLPNYVAGSPVMDDPATGVMISAPITDTFNASGFWMRAVSDPLKNAYGEYDYDDADVDLFGLVGDLKYDYFRLTPWAMLGHAGKNFSEVSNAGPTASGLLPFNGMNRLSWDNGALVVTPDGSDSTVWFAGIGGEVTMFDPLRLAMDFYYSGTDNGASSLEREGWYLAALAEYRLPWFVPTLKGWYASGDDSKVTNGSEQPLYLSGGFKPGASSYFKGRFNIANTIDNGSAGGTWGISAQLNKISFIDDLSHDLRVTYFRGTNSSNMPNIINNVYGGSVSPADYLTTRDHVVEVDFDTTYQIYKNFVSVLELSYAFQDFDGNVWRNAAGESGDFSNAWRAALNFRYKF encoded by the coding sequence ATGAAAAAAATTCTTACCCTCATGCTTGCGGCCGGAATGACTCTTGCTGCGACAGGCGGCGCTTCCGCCGTAGATCTCAAGGTCAGCGGAACGTACGATTTCTCCTTCAGCGGCTCCGACAATCTGAACGGCAGCAATTCCTTTATGGACTCTTCCGACTACCGCCACAACACCGGCCGGGAACTGAATCAGCGTCACTTCGATGCGTATCAGCGGCTGCGGCTCGGCATGGAATTCACCATGTCGGAACAGCTTTCCGCCTTTTATCAGGCCCAGGTGGGCATATTCACCTGGGGCGGCCCCTATAAGGGCGCGAGCAAGCAGGAAAACGACGGCGGCGCTCTGGGAACCCGCGCAACCAACATCACCACCCGCCTCGCCTATCTGGACTGGATGATTCCGCAGACCGATATCCAGGTGCGCATGGGTCAGCAGGAATTTCTGCTGCCCAACTATGTGGCCGGAAGCCCCGTCATGGATGACCCCGCCACCGGTGTGATGATTTCCGCGCCCATTACCGACACCTTCAACGCCAGCGGCTTCTGGATGCGCGCCGTATCCGATCCGCTGAAGAACGCCTACGGCGAGTATGACTATGATGATGCGGATGTGGATCTCTTCGGCCTCGTCGGCGATCTGAAGTACGACTACTTCCGCCTCACCCCCTGGGCCATGCTCGGCCACGCGGGGAAGAACTTCAGCGAAGTATCCAACGCCGGCCCCACCGCTTCCGGGCTTCTGCCCTTCAACGGCATGAACCGCCTCTCCTGGGATAACGGCGCCCTGGTGGTCACGCCCGACGGCTCCGACTCCACCGTCTGGTTCGCCGGCATAGGCGGCGAAGTCACCATGTTCGACCCGCTGCGCCTCGCCATGGACTTCTATTACAGCGGAACGGATAACGGCGCATCCTCTCTGGAACGTGAAGGCTGGTATCTGGCCGCTCTTGCCGAGTACAGACTGCCCTGGTTCGTCCCCACCCTCAAGGGCTGGTATGCCTCCGGCGACGACAGCAAGGTGACCAACGGTTCCGAGCAGCCGCTCTACCTTTCCGGCGGCTTCAAGCCCGGCGCGAGCTCCTACTTCAAGGGCCGTTTCAACATTGCCAACACCATTGATAACGGCAGCGCAGGCGGCACCTGGGGTATCAGCGCACAGCTCAACAAGATAAGCTTCATCGACGATCTTTCCCACGATCTGCGCGTGACCTACTTCCGGGGCACCAACAGCAGCAACATGCCCAACATCATCAACAACGTGTACGGCGGTTCCGTATCCCCGGCCGACTACCTCACCACCCGGGACCACGTTGTGGAAGTGGACTTCGACACCACCTATCAGATCTACAAGAACTTCGTCTCCGTACTGGAACTGAGCTACGCCTTCCAGGACTTCGACGGCAACGTGTGGAGAAATGCCGCCGGAGAAAGCGGCGACTTTTCCAACGCCTGGCGTGCCGCTTTGAACTTCCGGTACAAGTTCTAG
- a CDS encoding tyrosine-type recombinase/integrase: protein MHETAGRVVLSEFIHTRYVPYIREHKRSWQTDVRYVDRHILPYLGECRLEDINEEKLYQWKEKLLAAGLSHNTCYRLFWLVKYILNCAVRWHVLASDEAFRHAVCRRSAPRCPEVLSSSEKQRLIALLNLYRNNIAAQAIHLLLLTGASKSEILYARREDVDLPGRSLAVRRGSEIVRRLPLSEAAVRLIAELPVRADVPWLFFRPATGERVVTVFAFWDKLRRELGRPTLRLNDLRHIFVHSLLQNGATYKDVRSRLGHYSSEAFLLQAQMQGGQADPSQGAFQ from the coding sequence TTGCACGAAACAGCGGGGCGTGTGGTGCTGAGCGAATTCATTCATACCAGGTATGTTCCCTACATCAGGGAACACAAGCGCAGCTGGCAGACGGATGTGAGGTATGTGGACCGGCATATTCTGCCCTACCTGGGGGAATGCCGGCTTGAGGATATTAATGAAGAAAAGCTCTATCAGTGGAAGGAAAAGCTCCTTGCCGCCGGGCTTTCGCATAATACCTGCTACCGGCTGTTCTGGCTGGTGAAGTATATTCTGAACTGCGCCGTACGCTGGCATGTGCTGGCAAGCGACGAGGCATTCCGCCATGCCGTGTGCCGCCGCAGCGCGCCGCGCTGCCCGGAGGTGCTTTCCTCTTCGGAAAAGCAGCGCCTCATCGCTCTTCTCAACCTGTACCGGAACAATATTGCAGCGCAGGCCATTCACCTTCTGCTTCTGACCGGGGCTTCCAAGTCGGAAATTCTCTATGCCCGCCGGGAAGATGTGGACCTTCCCGGGCGCAGCCTTGCCGTACGCCGGGGCTCCGAAATTGTGCGCCGCCTGCCGCTCAGCGAGGCGGCGGTCAGGCTTATTGCCGAGCTGCCCGTGCGTGCCGATGTGCCGTGGCTGTTCTTCCGCCCCGCCACGGGGGAGAGGGTGGTCACGGTGTTCGCCTTCTGGGACAAGCTTCGCCGCGAGCTGGGGCGTCCCACCCTGCGTCTGAACGATCTTCGTCATATCTTCGTGCATTCGCTGCTTCAGAACGGGGCAACGTACAAGGATGTACGCAGCCGCCTGGGGCACTATTCCTCCGAGGCTTTTCTTCTTCAGGCGCAGATGCAGGGCGGTCAGGCCGATCCTTCGCAGGGGGCCTTCCAATGA
- a CDS encoding DVU3141 family protein, protein MIVRLVPGSLRAGGRAFACLAVSFFVCALASGCVQKQPSVPSAPAEAAAPSGDAFALALSRMQVGEEAYMPTPFGMDSLVMLESSYTSGLGQTCRRAAVRAGGITHRIAACRDASGWTTAEPIFENVQR, encoded by the coding sequence ATGATTGTTCGCCTTGTTCCGGGCAGCCTCCGCGCAGGCGGCAGGGCCTTTGCGTGCCTTGCGGTGTCGTTTTTTGTCTGTGCCCTTGCTTCGGGCTGCGTACAGAAGCAGCCTTCCGTGCCTTCTGCGCCCGCGGAAGCGGCGGCGCCTTCCGGGGATGCCTTTGCGCTGGCGCTTTCCCGCATGCAGGTGGGGGAAGAAGCTTACATGCCCACGCCTTTCGGTATGGACAGCCTGGTGATGCTGGAATCTTCCTACACGTCCGGCCTCGGGCAGACGTGCAGAAGGGCGGCGGTTCGCGCCGGGGGCATCACCCACCGCATTGCCGCATGCAGAGATGCTTCGGGCTGGACGACGGCCGAGCCGATTTTTGAAAACGTGCAGAGATAA